CCGCCAGCTCGCTCAGCGGGCGACGCGGGCTCGGCGTTTCCCGCGCTTGCAGGTAATCCGCCAGGGTTGCCTTGTCACCCAGCTTGCCCACCGCAACGGCGGCGTGCAGCGCATAACCTTCCGGAATGTTCAGCTCCTTGCGCGTCAGCTCCTGATCGAAGCCGGCCATGCCGTGGGTGTGCCAGCCGCTCAGGCTCGCTTGCAGCGCCAGATGGCCCCACGCAGAACCGGTGTCGAAGGTGTGCCACAGCGCCGGCGTTTCTTCGCTTGCGCCCGGTGCGGTGAAAGTGGTTTTCGAAATCACGATCACCAGCGCCGAAGCGTGCTGTGCCCAGCTGCGGTTGAATTCATTGAGCAGACCCAGGTAACGCTCCCAGTTCGGCGTGTCGCGACGGGCGTAGAGAAAACGCCACGGCTGCGAGTTGTACGCCGACGGCGCCCAGCGCGCGGCTTCGAAGAAGCTCAGCAGGGTTTCCTCGGAAATCGCTTCGCCGGTGAAGGCGCGGGGCGACCAGCGATCGGTAAACTGCGGGTGAATGGCGTATTCGGCAACGCGAGGGTTGGCACTCATCGAGAGATTCCTTGCTACGTTTGAGGACAGGTTGGAAGCGAAACCCGGCGGGATCAGTTGGGCTGAACGATGGGGTTGTGGCGCAAGCCTGCAGCTCACCGGAGGCAACGCGGTCGAGCGTTAATGGCATCCGGCAAAGGCCTGGTGTGACCGGCAAAGCTACTTGGCCGCGCAAAAACTGACAAGTCCTGCACAACCGGCAGTCGCCAGCGCTTGGATCACGGGGCCTTGGGCACTAGACTGGCGGCCTTTTCACCACCTGATGTTGATGCTTGAGCCATGGCCGCCAAAGTCGAACCGTTCTGGATACGCAAAACCCTCGATCAACTCGATCACGAGGAATGGGAATCGCTGTGCGACGGTTGCGGCCTGTGCTGCCTGCAGAAGCTCGAGGATGAAGAAGACAACAGCGTCTATTACACGCGTATCGCCTGCAAACTGCTGGACCTGAAAACCTGTCAGTGCAGCGATTACCCGAACCGCATCAGTTTTGTCCCGGACTGCATCCAGCTCACCCCGGGCCAGGCCGAAGAGTTCAAATGGCTGCCGCCGACCTGCGGTTATCGGCTGGTCAGCGAAGGCAAGGATCTGCCGCTATGGCATCACCTGGTCTGTGGTGATCGCGACGCGGTGCACCACGAACGGATTTCCCAGTCCGGGCGCATGCTCGCCGAAGGCAGCGTGCCGGAAGACGACTGGGAAGATCACCTGATTTTCCGCGCAGGTTAACGATTGACCAAGGAGCAGGTATGGCGACGGGATTGCGCCGCGCGCTGATCGTCACGTTGCTGGCGCTGAGTGCGCCGGTGTGGGCGGCGAAGAAAGTCGATCTGGATTATCAGATACGCCTGCTGCCGCAGAGCGATCAGGCCGAAGTGCGCCTGACCCTCGCCAAGGGCGAAGCGGTGCGCAGCCTGGATTTCGATCTCGGCGATGGCAGCCACTACAGCGACTTCAAGGCCGACGGCCAGTGGCAACTGACGCCGGGCAAACCGGCGCGCGGGGTCTGGCACCCGGCGGCGGACAAGGCCAGCCTGACCTACCGCGTGCGCATCAGCCATGGCCGCAAGAACGGCAGCTTCGACACGCGCATGACCCCGACCTGGGCGCTGATGCGCGGCGATGAACTGGTGCCGCCAGCCAGGCTCGATCAACAGGACGGCATCGAGCTGGTCGCGCGCCTGCACTTCGAATTGCCCGACGGCTGGAAAAGCGTCGAAACCGCCTGGCCGCGCATCGGCAAGAACAAATTCCGCATCGACAATCCGTCACGCCTGTTCGACCGCCCGACCGGCTGGATGCTCGCCGGCCACCTCGGCAGCCGCCGCACCCGGCTGGGTGAAACCGAAGTCACCGTGGCGTCGCCGCAAGGGCAGGGCATGCGCCGGATGGATGTGCTGACGCTGCTGACGTTTGTCTGGCCGCAAGTGCAGGCGGTGTTTCCGCGCCATCCGACCAAACTGCTGATCGTCGGCGCCAACGATCCGATGTGGCGCGGCAGCCTGGCGGCGCGGGAATCGATCTACCTCAACACGCGGTTGCCACTGGTCAGCGAAAGCGGCAGCAGCGCCTTGGTGCGCGAGCTGGCGCAGGTGTTCGGGCGGATCAACGACGAGCAGCGCAGTGACTGGATCAGCGAGGGTTTTGCCGAGTACTACGCCATCGAACTGATACGCCGTGCCGGCGGCATGAGCGATGAGCGTTATCAGGCGTTGCAGGCGAAACTGGCCAAAGACAGCCAGAAGGTCACGACCCTGCGCGGTGAGCAGATCAGCTCGGCGCAGCTGTCGAAAGCGGTGCTGCTGTTACAGGAACTGGACGGCGAGATTCGCCTGAAGACCCGCAACAAGCGCTCGCTGGATGACGTGCTGCGCGGGGCGATGCATCTGGGGACGGTGGACACCAAAGAGTTCGTGCAACTCGCCGAAAGCATTCTCGGCGAGTCGTCCAAAGTCCTTGATACCGGGTTACTGCAGTAAAACCGCCATCGCTGGCTTGCCAGCGATGAGGCCATCAGCCTCAAGGCAAATCGAGAATCAAACCCCGGCTTTCGGCGATTTCACCGAGTCATTGCCGGTCACGGTGGCGGTCTTGGTCGCCGCTTCGGCATTGGCCTTGAGCTTGCTCAGCTCTTCACCGGCCCGCTCGATCTTCGCCCGCACGTTGTTCATGTCCTGACGGCTTTTCTCCAGCAGGCTTTTCACCGAGCTGTGGCCGGTGATGCCGCGGGCCATGGCCACGCCGCCAATCGCCACCTGAATCAGCCCGAACACCCCGCCACGGCGCAGGCCCTTGCCGACCATGATCACGCCGCCGGCCAGCGAGCCGATGCGCTCCCAGCCTTCGACGTTCTGCTCGGAACGGCTCTGGAACGGGGTGGATTCGATACGCTCGACGCGTTTGAGCTCGGTCATGATCTTTCTCCAGGCAATGAGTAATCGATAAACAAGCTGACTGCACAGGCGGTCAGCTCGTTCCATCGGATGTGCGGCGTTTCAGCGGAATTTCGGCCCGGAGCGGGTGTTCAGGCCTTTGGCCATGCGGTCGTAGAGCACGACGTTGACCGTGGCGGCGAGGTTCATGCAGCCGGTGGTCGGGATGTACACGACGTCTTCGCACCAGTCGCGGATCTCTTGATCCAGCGAGCCGTCTTCGGGGCCGAAGATGTACAGGGCGCGATCCGGGTGGGTGTATTCCGGCAGCGGGCGGGCGCCGTCGACCAGTTCCACGGCGACCGGGACGCAGTTGAGCGGCAGGATCTTTTTCAGGTCGTCGATGCCGATCAGCGGGATGTCGTAGTGCACGCGCTTGGTGTCGGTGACGAAATCGGCGGCGCGCTCATAGCGCTTGCCGGTGTAGAACACGGTCGACACGCCGTAGCAGCCTGCGGCGCGCATCACCGAACCGACGTTTTCCGGTGATTTGGGGTTATACAAACCAATGCAGCTGTACCGTTTGTCTGCCACGAGCGGGGTGCCTTCGGGAAAAAGAGGGCGATTATACGGGGATTGGGGGAGGGGTGTTCAGTTTGAGATTGGCGGTGTCTGCCCAGCCGCCTTCGAGAGCAGGCTCGCTCCCACAGTTGAACGGTGTCGTACACAAAATCAATGTGGGAGCGAGCCTGCTCGCGAAAGGGCCGGGTCAGGCGCTGAAGATCTTCAGTCTTCTTTCTTCATCAGCCCGGCCAGCGCCGCAAACGGGTTGTGCGTGGCCTTGGCGATTTTCGGCGTGCTCAGCGAGCCTTCGCCGAAATATTGCTGGTCGGTGTAGCGCGAGTGTTCGTTGTCGTGGCAGTACAGGCACAGCAGTTCCCAGTTGGAACCGTCCTGCGGGTTGTTGTCGTGGTTGTGGTCGCGGTGGTGCACGGTCAGTTCGCTCAGGCGCTTGCCGGAAAACTCGCGGGCGCAGCGGCCGCACACGTGCGGGTACATCTTCAGGGCCTTGTCGCGGTAGCCCATTTCCTTGTCGCGCTGGTTGTCGGCGAGGATGCGATCCAGCTTCGAAGTGTTGGTCGGGGTGGACGAACTCATGGGTTCACCTTTGTAGAAAGACTAATGACGGTTATGAGGCAAGTTTAGCTCAGCCCTTGAGCTTCTCGGCAATCCAGATCGTGTGGCGGGTGCCCTTGTTGCCGTGGGCGAAGACCTGCACTTCCTCGGCCTTGAAACCGGCCTTCTTCAATTTGTCGGAAAACTGCCGGTCGGCGCTGGCCGACCACACCGCCAGCACGCCTTTGGGGCGCATCGCCTTGGCGCAAGCGGAGAGGCCTGCGGCGGAATACAGCCAGCTGTTGGCCTTTTGGGTCAGGCCTTCGGGGCCATTGTCGACGTCGAGCATGATCGCGTCGAAACCGTTCGGCTCGCTTTGCAGCACCTTGGCCACGTCTTCCTGACGAATCACCGTGCGCGGATCGAGCAGCGGGCGCCCGGACTTTTCACCGAGCGGGCCGCGATTCCACTCGACCACGCCGGGCACCAGCTCGGCGACCACCACTTCGGCGCTCTTGCCCAGATGCTTGAGCGCGGAGGCGAGGGTGAAGCCCATTCCCAGCCCGCCGATCAGCACTCGCGAATTCGGCCGGCCAGCGACCTTGCGGCACGGAATTTCGGCCAATGCATCTTCGGAACCGTGCATGCGGGTGTTCATCAATTGGCCGCCGTCGCCGCCCTGGATCTTGATGACGAAGTCCTCGCCATACTCGAACAGGCACAGGGCGCCACCGTTGTCAGGGATCGGCGTGGTGTCGAGCAGAACGAAACGTTTCATGGAAATCTCTACAGGGGGGAAGGCAAGCCGGCGCGTTGGGAGTAGCCTGAGGGCAGACTTCAGGCCAACGGAGCCCTTGATGAAGCGCACCATTCTAACGGTCATTACCCTGGCCGCGCTCTCGATAACTGCCGTACAGGCGCAACAGACGATTCCCGTCAGCCCGACACCGCAACCGGGCTCGCCCGGCACTGCGACGCCAACCCCGTATCCGCAGATCAGCCCGGTGCCGATTCCCAAGACCGGCCCCGGCAGTGGCGGCCCACCGCTGGTGCCGATCGAAATGCCCAGCCCGCCGACCAAGGATCAGCCATTGCCGGGCCTGGAACAGAACGACAGCAAACCCAAATCCCCGGGAGGCTAGATCTGCTGGGCGGCGAGCTGGCCGTCGGCCATGCGCAGGCGTTTGGACAGGGAAACGGCGAGGGCGCGGATGATCTTGGCGGCGATCTTCGGTGCGTCGTTGAGCATTTTTTCCAGCGAATCCTTGCCGAGGTTGAGCAACTGACAGTTGCTCGCCGCCACGCAAGTCGCCGAGCGGCGCTCGCCGTCGAGCACGGCCATTTCACCGAACGCCCGGCCACTGCGCAGGGTGGCCATGGTCACGACCTGGCCGTCGCCGCCGGTTTTCTGCACGGCCACCTGGCCGGTGTGGATGATGCACATGAAACTGCCGGCGTCGCCTTCGCGAAAGATTGCTTCGCCTTCAGCCACGGTGCTGATGCTGAAGTAGCCCGAAGCGGCGGCGAAATCCGCCAGTTGCAATTGATCGAACAGGCCGCAGTCCATCAGCCAGTCGCGGATTTCGTTGTTCAGTAGGGTTGGTTCTGACATGTCGTGCGGTCTTTTTGTTGTGTCGGGTGGCAGGCTCGCCACCGGGGGCCGATCTGCTTATCGGCTCCCGGTGCCCGGAATTAAGACCTGACTGACCGGCGGAGTTCCTCAGGCAATGCCCAGAACCTTGAAAACAAATGCATATTCGAGCGCTACGTCACGTAATCCCTGGTAACGCCCGCTCATCCCGCCGTGGCCGGCGCCCAGCTCGGTCTTGAGCAGCAATGGATTGTCATCGGTCTTGGTCGCGCGCAACTTCGCCACCCACTTGGCTGCTTCCCAATACTGCACGCGGCTGTCGTTGTAGCCGGCGATTACCAGTGTTGCGGGATACACCTGTGCAGTGACGTTTTCGTACGGCGCGTAGGCCTTGATCCGCTCGTAGACGTCCGGTTCTTCCGGGTTGCCCCACTCGTCGTATTCGGTAACGGTCAACGGCAGATCCGGGTCGAGCATGGTGTTGAGCACATCGACGAACGGCACTTCGGCAATCGCCACGCCAAACAGATCCGGACGCTGGTTGAGCACCGCGCCGATCAGCAGTCCACCGGCGCTGCCGCCACTGATCGCCAGTTGTGGCGCGGTGGTGATGCCGTTGAGGATCAGGAATTCGGCGCAGGCAATGAAGTCGCTGAACGTGTTGTGCTTGTGCTCCTGCTTGCCGGCGCGGTACCAGGCTTCGCCCAGCTCGCCGCCACCACGGACGTGGGCGATGGCGAATGCCATGCCGCGATCCAGCAGACTCAGGCGGGCGTGGGAGAACCACGGGTCGAGGCTCGAACCGTAGGCGCCGTAACCGTAGAGGTACAGCGGCACCGGTTTGCCGAGCATTTCGCGTTTCATCACCAGACTGATCGGCACCAGTGTGCCGTCCGGAGCCGTGGCCCACAGGCGCTGGCTGACGTAGGCGTCGGCGTCGAACGGGCCGAGCACCGGGGTTTCCTTGAGCACTTCCTGTTCGCCGGTAGCGAGGATCAATTGGCGGACCTGAGCCGGACGATTCAGCGCTTCATAGCGCAGGCGAATGCGGTCGCTTTCGAATTCAAGGCTGTTTTGCACATAGAGGCTGTAGGCCGCGTCCGGCAATTGCACGCGATAAGGCGCCAGACCGTGTGGGCGAACTTCGATGATCGGCAGCCCACCTTCGCGCAGGCTCAGGGTCAGGGCTTCGGCGTTGAGGGTCACACCATCGAGCATCACCGAATCGCTGTGCGGGATCAGGTTCTGCCAGTCGGCTTCGCTCGGTGCGATGCCAGTGTCCGGCGCCTGATACAGGGCGAAGTTGATGCCGTCGCGGTTGGTGCGGATGAACCAGGTCCACTCGCCATCGAGTTTGCCGTGATCGACGTCGTACTCGTGATCCTCGACCCGAGGCGCCAGGCAAGTGAACGGTTGGTGCGGCTGATTGGCGTCCAGCGCCCAGACTTCGCTGGTGGTCTTGCTGCCCAGCGACAACAGCAATTGCTGTTCGGAGCTGGCGCGGTAGCAATGCAGGAAGAAACGCCCGTCCGGTTCGTGGAAGACCTCTTCGGCGGCAGTGCCGTCCAGACGATAGCGGAACAGTTTGTGCGGGCGATGGGTGTCGTCGAGCACACCGAAGAACAGGGTCAGGCTGTCATTGGCCCAGGTCATGCTGCCGTCGCAATCCTGGAACTCCAGTTCGCTGACACGCTCGCTGGACAGTTCCTTCACGAACAGCGTGTAAATCTCGTCGCCCGAGGCATCGACGCTGTAGGCCAGACGCTGGTGGTCCGGGCTGATGCTGAAGGCGCCGAGGGAGAAAAAGCCGCCGTTGGCCAGAGCGTTCGGGTCGAGCAGCAGCTGTTCGCGGCTTTCATCGAGGGTCAGGCTGTCGTCGGCCGGGCGCGGGCAGCGGTAGTGGCGGGCGTATTCATCACCCGCAGTGGTGCGGGTGTAATACAGGTACGGCCCCCATGGCGACGGCAGGGACAGGTCGGTTTCGAGGATCCGGCCCTTGATCTCCTCGAACAGGGTTTCGCGCAGTTCGGCCTGATCGGCGGTCTGTGCCTGCTGATAGTCGTTTTCAGCCTTGAGGTAGTCGAGCACCGCGTCGGTGTCGCGTTCCTGCAGCCAGGCGTACGGGTCGTGACCGGCGGCCTTGTGGGCAATCGGGGCGCTGATGACGTTGGCGGATACGGGCATGGAAAGCTCTCGGACATGACAAATAAGGGCCGCACGGACGGCGGGGAAGCCTGACGTGCGAAAAGTCGTTACTATAAGCGCCTCTTTGCCTGCCTTGCCATGGACACCATGACCGAGAACGACTATCTGATCGCCTGGGGCCTTTACGCCTTTGCCGCCGTGGGCTGCCTGTTGGTGTGGATGCGCATGACCCGCTGGATGTGGCGCTGGCTGCGCGAGCCGCTGCGTGTGCTGATGGCGGTGTTGCTGTTCAGCCCGACCATCATTGACCCGGTGAAGGAAAAATTCGCCCCGGCCATCGCCATCACCGCACTGGATCTGGCATTCAAGGTCGGCAACAACGCCTGGCGCGCGATTTCCGAACTGCTCATGTACGCCATGATCGCCTTCGGTCTGTACCTGATTTTCGTGCT
The window above is part of the Pseudomonas fluorescens genome. Proteins encoded here:
- a CDS encoding nitroreductase family protein; protein product: MSANPRVAEYAIHPQFTDRWSPRAFTGEAISEETLLSFFEAARWAPSAYNSQPWRFLYARRDTPNWERYLGLLNEFNRSWAQHASALVIVISKTTFTAPGASEETPALWHTFDTGSAWGHLALQASLSGWHTHGMAGFDQELTRKELNIPEGYALHAAVAVGKLGDKATLADYLQARETPSPRRPLSELAAEGDFTL
- a CDS encoding YcgN family cysteine cluster protein; this encodes MAAKVEPFWIRKTLDQLDHEEWESLCDGCGLCCLQKLEDEEDNSVYYTRIACKLLDLKTCQCSDYPNRISFVPDCIQLTPGQAEEFKWLPPTCGYRLVSEGKDLPLWHHLVCGDRDAVHHERISQSGRMLAEGSVPEDDWEDHLIFRAG
- a CDS encoding YgaP family membrane protein is translated as MTELKRVERIESTPFQSRSEQNVEGWERIGSLAGGVIMVGKGLRRGGVFGLIQVAIGGVAMARGITGHSSVKSLLEKSRQDMNNVRAKIERAGEELSKLKANAEAATKTATVTGNDSVKSPKAGV
- a CDS encoding RNA methyltransferase — encoded protein: MADKRYSCIGLYNPKSPENVGSVMRAAGCYGVSTVFYTGKRYERAADFVTDTKRVHYDIPLIGIDDLKKILPLNCVPVAVELVDGARPLPEYTHPDRALYIFGPEDGSLDQEIRDWCEDVVYIPTTGCMNLAATVNVVLYDRMAKGLNTRSGPKFR
- a CDS encoding YajD family HNH nuclease produces the protein MSSSTPTNTSKLDRILADNQRDKEMGYRDKALKMYPHVCGRCAREFSGKRLSELTVHHRDHNHDNNPQDGSNWELLCLYCHDNEHSRYTDQQYFGEGSLSTPKIAKATHNPFAALAGLMKKED
- a CDS encoding spermidine synthase, which gives rise to MKRFVLLDTTPIPDNGGALCLFEYGEDFVIKIQGGDGGQLMNTRMHGSEDALAEIPCRKVAGRPNSRVLIGGLGMGFTLASALKHLGKSAEVVVAELVPGVVEWNRGPLGEKSGRPLLDPRTVIRQEDVAKVLQSEPNGFDAIMLDVDNGPEGLTQKANSWLYSAAGLSACAKAMRPKGVLAVWSASADRQFSDKLKKAGFKAEEVQVFAHGNKGTRHTIWIAEKLKG
- a CDS encoding cyclic nucleotide-binding domain-containing protein, whose protein sequence is MSEPTLLNNEIRDWLMDCGLFDQLQLADFAAASGYFSISTVAEGEAIFREGDAGSFMCIIHTGQVAVQKTGGDGQVVTMATLRSGRAFGEMAVLDGERRSATCVAASNCQLLNLGKDSLEKMLNDAPKIAAKIIRALAVSLSKRLRMADGQLAAQQI
- a CDS encoding S9 family peptidase, which codes for MPVSANVISAPIAHKAAGHDPYAWLQERDTDAVLDYLKAENDYQQAQTADQAELRETLFEEIKGRILETDLSLPSPWGPYLYYTRTTAGDEYARHYRCPRPADDSLTLDESREQLLLDPNALANGGFFSLGAFSISPDHQRLAYSVDASGDEIYTLFVKELSSERVSELEFQDCDGSMTWANDSLTLFFGVLDDTHRPHKLFRYRLDGTAAEEVFHEPDGRFFLHCYRASSEQQLLLSLGSKTTSEVWALDANQPHQPFTCLAPRVEDHEYDVDHGKLDGEWTWFIRTNRDGINFALYQAPDTGIAPSEADWQNLIPHSDSVMLDGVTLNAEALTLSLREGGLPIIEVRPHGLAPYRVQLPDAAYSLYVQNSLEFESDRIRLRYEALNRPAQVRQLILATGEQEVLKETPVLGPFDADAYVSQRLWATAPDGTLVPISLVMKREMLGKPVPLYLYGYGAYGSSLDPWFSHARLSLLDRGMAFAIAHVRGGGELGEAWYRAGKQEHKHNTFSDFIACAEFLILNGITTAPQLAISGGSAGGLLIGAVLNQRPDLFGVAIAEVPFVDVLNTMLDPDLPLTVTEYDEWGNPEEPDVYERIKAYAPYENVTAQVYPATLVIAGYNDSRVQYWEAAKWVAKLRATKTDDNPLLLKTELGAGHGGMSGRYQGLRDVALEYAFVFKVLGIA
- a CDS encoding MFS transporter; this encodes MDTMTENDYLIAWGLYAFAAVGCLLVWMRMTRWMWRWLREPLRVLMAVLLFSPTIIDPVKEKFAPAIAITALDLAFKVGNNAWRAISELLMYAMIAFGLYLIFVLIRFPIERASNARKEQAEAARAAARAEDEREGDQPFGGAGDDRYGRPPLPSNPQRRRVEPRL